From a region of the Corallococcus coralloides DSM 2259 genome:
- a CDS encoding methyl-accepting chemotaxis protein gives MKPSAALPVSFLRGLGLAPKFVLVTAVISASVALLLTLIATRQLESNLEERHASEGEAVALSLAIAAEQGVSAGMGSLQPLLETFREREDLAYIFIQDPTGFVLVHSFQGAFPENLKAALDAQAGAGKGRTRVVSEVRILRGGKTLRALDVSAAVAEKGRLGTVHVGMAREFIDARVNALRWEMLAFALLLVSGGVVLAALFGRSIVRPLAELTSVAGHIVSSGDLTRPIKTRGNDEVGRLSNSFSQMVGKLREVTVNLQHAATALTQSTDHLNASSTEQAQTISRQAAALQETQVTAQEIKQTSTLAAQKAESVLSVAERADALARAGEASIEQTMAGLNDIRAQVGEIAEKILELGERTRQIGGITQTVKDLADQSNMLALNAAIEAVRSGEHGKGFSVVAREIRALADQSIQATTRVRELLDDIANSVTAAVRITERGAERMEAGLAQVRDSGQNLRELSSIVQDNAAAVRQIAAAVNQQNVGINQITLAVNDLSKMMDDTVARIGSTGEAATTLQIISEQLSSAVGAYKVESKPE, from the coding sequence TTGAAGCCCTCCGCCGCGCTCCCTGTCTCCTTCCTGCGCGGGCTCGGGCTCGCGCCGAAGTTCGTGCTCGTCACGGCCGTCATCAGCGCCTCCGTGGCGCTGCTGCTCACCCTCATCGCCACCCGCCAGCTGGAGTCCAACCTGGAGGAGCGCCACGCCAGCGAGGGCGAGGCCGTGGCGCTGAGCCTGGCCATCGCGGCGGAGCAGGGCGTGTCCGCGGGCATGGGCTCGCTCCAGCCGCTCCTGGAGACGTTCCGCGAGCGCGAGGACCTGGCCTACATCTTCATCCAGGACCCCACGGGCTTCGTGCTGGTGCACTCGTTCCAGGGCGCCTTCCCGGAGAACCTGAAGGCCGCGCTCGACGCGCAGGCCGGCGCGGGCAAGGGCCGCACGCGCGTGGTGTCGGAGGTGCGCATCCTGCGCGGCGGCAAGACGCTGCGCGCCCTGGACGTGTCCGCGGCCGTGGCGGAGAAGGGGCGGCTGGGCACCGTGCACGTGGGCATGGCGCGCGAGTTCATCGACGCGAGGGTGAATGCGCTGCGCTGGGAGATGCTGGCGTTCGCGCTCCTCCTGGTGTCGGGCGGCGTGGTGCTGGCGGCGCTGTTCGGCCGGAGCATCGTGCGGCCGCTGGCGGAGCTCACGTCCGTGGCGGGCCACATCGTGTCGTCCGGTGACCTCACCCGCCCCATCAAGACGCGCGGCAACGACGAGGTGGGGCGGCTGTCCAACTCCTTCTCGCAGATGGTGGGCAAGCTGCGCGAGGTGACGGTCAACCTCCAGCACGCCGCCACCGCGCTCACCCAGTCCACGGACCACCTCAACGCGTCCTCCACCGAGCAGGCGCAGACCATCTCCCGCCAGGCCGCCGCGCTGCAGGAGACGCAGGTGACGGCGCAGGAGATCAAGCAGACGTCCACGCTGGCCGCGCAGAAGGCGGAGAGCGTGCTCAGCGTCGCCGAGCGCGCGGACGCCCTGGCCAGGGCGGGCGAGGCCTCCATCGAGCAGACGATGGCGGGCCTCAACGACATCCGCGCGCAGGTGGGCGAAATCGCGGAGAAGATATTGGAGCTGGGTGAGCGCACGCGCCAGATTGGCGGCATCACCCAGACGGTGAAGGACCTGGCGGACCAGTCCAACATGCTCGCGCTCAACGCGGCCATCGAAGCGGTGCGCTCCGGTGAGCACGGCAAGGGCTTCAGCGTGGTGGCGCGCGAGATCCGCGCCCTGGCGGACCAGTCCATCCAGGCGACCACGCGGGTGCGGGAGCTCCTGGACGACATCGCCAACTCCGTCACCGCCGCGGTGCGCATCACGGAGCGTGGCGCGGAGCGGATGGAGGCGGGCCTGGCGCAGGTGCGCGACAGCGGGCAGAACCTGCGCGAGCTGTCCTCCATCGTCCAGGACAACGCCGCCGCCGTCCGGCAGATCGCCGCCGCGGTGAATCAGCAGAACGTGGGCATCAATCAAATCACCCTGGCGGTGAATGACCTGTCCAAGATGATGGACGACACCGTGGCCCGCATCGGGTCCACCGGTGAGGCGGCCACCACGCTGCAAATCATCTCCGAGCAGCTCTCCAGCGCCGTGGGCGCCTACAAGGTCGAGTCCAAGCCGGAGTAG
- a CDS encoding chemotaxis protein CheB produces MSSKKPIRVLVVDDSPTMANTLTALLTEEPRIEVVGRAGDGNRAVQLARLLRPDVITMDLLLPGLDGPAAIGHIMSQAPARILVVSAVAEQRGVDLGFQAMSAGALELIGKPNVTNAEELRRWGRELAHSVCLMAEVPVISRRPRAVAPPPVPSGTRVDVFGLVASTGGPPALAEVLSKLPRDLPVPMLVAQHITVGFTQGMVRWLSQVCELQVGVARDGERLEPGRVYFPLDGHDLLVDSVGLARLQRSHGGPCPNGDVLLNSLAMAYGRRSGGGVLTGMGEDGARGLLAIRQAGGVTLAQDEASSVVYGMPRAAVELKATDGGTPLALVADLILQSCQRPSFRPTRGPEGGPR; encoded by the coding sequence GTGAGCTCGAAAAAGCCCATTCGCGTGCTCGTGGTGGATGACTCGCCCACCATGGCCAACACCCTCACCGCGCTCCTCACGGAGGAGCCGCGCATTGAAGTGGTGGGCCGGGCGGGGGACGGCAACCGCGCCGTGCAGCTGGCGCGCCTGCTGCGCCCGGACGTCATCACCATGGACCTGCTCTTGCCCGGCCTGGATGGCCCGGCGGCCATCGGGCACATCATGTCCCAGGCACCCGCGCGCATCCTGGTGGTGAGCGCGGTGGCGGAGCAGCGCGGCGTGGACCTGGGCTTCCAGGCGATGAGCGCCGGAGCGCTGGAGCTCATCGGCAAGCCCAACGTCACCAACGCGGAGGAGCTGCGCCGCTGGGGCCGGGAGCTGGCCCACTCCGTGTGCCTGATGGCGGAGGTGCCCGTCATCTCCCGCCGTCCGCGCGCCGTGGCGCCGCCGCCCGTGCCCAGCGGGACGCGGGTGGACGTGTTCGGCCTGGTCGCTTCCACCGGTGGACCGCCCGCGCTGGCGGAGGTGCTGTCCAAGCTGCCCCGCGACCTGCCGGTGCCCATGCTCGTCGCGCAGCACATCACCGTGGGCTTCACGCAGGGCATGGTGCGCTGGCTGTCCCAGGTGTGCGAGCTGCAGGTGGGCGTGGCGCGCGACGGCGAGCGGCTGGAGCCGGGCCGCGTGTACTTCCCGCTGGATGGCCATGACCTGCTGGTGGACAGCGTGGGCCTGGCGCGCCTGCAGCGCAGCCACGGCGGTCCGTGTCCCAACGGGGACGTGCTCCTGAACTCGCTGGCCATGGCGTACGGCCGGCGCAGCGGCGGCGGCGTGCTCACCGGCATGGGCGAGGACGGCGCGCGGGGCCTGCTGGCCATCCGCCAGGCCGGGGGTGTCACCCTGGCCCAGGACGAGGCGTCCAGCGTCGTCTACGGCATGCCTCGCGCCGCCGTGGAGCTGAAGGCCACCGACGGGGGCACGCCGCTCGCGCTGGTGGCGGACCTCATCCTGCAGAGCTGTCAGCGGCCGTCGTTCCGTCCGACCCGTGGCCCGGAGGGTGGGCCTCGGTGA
- a CDS encoding hybrid sensor histidine kinase/response regulator: MPVDPMLQPLVAGFAVEAQEVIQKVTMDLLELEREGLENDALAKIYTRLGRHLHTLKGSAASLGLQDLGDIAHKLEDALAPLKAHTQKMPRPVVDVLLHGLDLFMLRAQAHADGRGDDLPNPAAALAQLVAAAPPPEDAAVLPGGAFAQVPPTVAAAPPAALSPPPVPSEAPAALEPAGESSDAGWRVSATQVTSLMREVERLREVRLRVEERSRELERVSALLAKQGLLAETAEARTLLSGTGRSLRTDGEETSDVVDALEEGLKAITTRPTRTILDPLQRMVRDLSRQLGKEARLSVVGAEVSLDRRLLEKLQGALVHILRNAVDHGLEMPAEREKAGKHHEGALTLRVEQQGNLLYLEASDDGRGIDLGQVRKAAEKRGLVTAEEVVRLNDNQVRELIFREGFSTRTDVTDTSGRGVGLDAVRATVESLQGRIEVSSTRGQGTRFVLTLPVDLGSSPVLMVRALEQFVGLPMLAVESTQLARPDMLRVGKRRTHLEYQGQLLPVVDLGARLGLRASSPPAEGQPLLIVQSGGKRVALGVDAVVGDRDLVIRPLPSEVREVAAWQGAATLSRGELLLILRPDWVVSDSEKVTVSAVSRRALVVDDSLTARALHRAMLEAGGFQVHLAASGARALERLQADTYDVVICDLDMEEMDGIELIARLRERKDTRTLPVILVSAHDSAVARERGLSSGADGFLSKRECAAGRLLAEVLDVMSRRGSRE; encoded by the coding sequence ATGCCCGTTGATCCGATGCTGCAGCCGCTGGTGGCGGGCTTCGCCGTGGAGGCCCAGGAGGTCATCCAGAAGGTCACCATGGACCTGCTGGAGCTGGAGCGCGAGGGGCTGGAGAACGACGCGCTCGCGAAGATCTACACCCGGCTGGGCCGGCACCTTCACACGCTGAAGGGCAGCGCCGCGTCGCTGGGGCTCCAGGACCTGGGCGACATCGCCCACAAGCTGGAGGACGCGCTGGCGCCGCTCAAGGCGCACACGCAGAAGATGCCGCGCCCGGTGGTGGACGTGCTGCTGCACGGGCTGGACCTCTTCATGCTGCGCGCCCAGGCGCACGCGGACGGACGCGGGGACGACCTGCCGAACCCCGCCGCCGCGCTGGCCCAGCTGGTCGCCGCCGCGCCGCCACCGGAAGATGCCGCGGTGCTGCCGGGGGGCGCCTTCGCGCAGGTGCCGCCCACCGTGGCCGCCGCCCCGCCCGCGGCGCTCAGTCCCCCGCCTGTCCCGTCCGAAGCGCCCGCCGCGCTGGAGCCCGCGGGGGAGTCCTCCGACGCCGGGTGGCGCGTGAGCGCGACCCAGGTGACGTCGCTGATGCGCGAGGTGGAGCGCCTGCGCGAGGTGCGCCTGCGGGTGGAGGAGCGCAGCCGGGAGCTGGAGCGGGTGTCCGCACTGCTCGCGAAGCAGGGCCTGCTGGCGGAGACCGCGGAGGCGCGCACGCTGTTGTCCGGCACGGGCCGCTCCCTGCGCACCGACGGTGAGGAGACGAGCGACGTCGTGGACGCGCTGGAGGAGGGCCTCAAGGCCATCACCACGCGCCCCACGCGCACCATCCTGGACCCGCTGCAGCGCATGGTGCGCGACCTGTCGCGCCAGCTGGGGAAGGAAGCGCGGCTGTCGGTGGTGGGCGCGGAGGTGTCGCTGGACCGGCGCCTCCTGGAGAAGCTCCAGGGCGCGCTCGTGCACATCCTGCGCAATGCCGTGGACCACGGCCTGGAGATGCCCGCCGAGCGCGAGAAGGCCGGCAAGCACCACGAGGGCGCGCTCACGCTGCGCGTGGAGCAGCAGGGCAACCTCCTGTACCTGGAGGCGAGCGACGACGGGCGCGGCATCGACCTCGGGCAGGTGCGCAAGGCCGCGGAGAAGCGCGGGCTCGTCACCGCGGAGGAGGTGGTGCGCCTCAACGACAACCAGGTGCGCGAGCTCATCTTCCGCGAGGGCTTCAGCACCCGGACGGACGTGACGGACACCTCCGGGCGCGGCGTGGGCCTGGACGCGGTGCGCGCCACGGTGGAGTCGCTGCAGGGCCGCATCGAGGTGTCGAGCACGCGCGGGCAGGGCACGCGCTTCGTCTTGACCCTGCCGGTGGACCTGGGCAGCTCTCCGGTCCTGATGGTGCGCGCGCTGGAGCAGTTCGTGGGCCTGCCCATGCTGGCGGTGGAGTCCACGCAGCTGGCGCGCCCGGACATGCTGCGCGTGGGCAAGCGCCGCACGCACCTGGAATACCAGGGGCAGCTGTTGCCGGTGGTGGACCTGGGCGCGCGGCTGGGGCTGCGCGCGTCGTCTCCGCCCGCCGAAGGGCAGCCGCTGCTCATCGTGCAGAGCGGCGGCAAGCGCGTGGCGCTGGGCGTGGACGCGGTGGTGGGGGACCGGGACCTGGTCATCCGCCCGCTGCCGTCGGAGGTGCGCGAGGTCGCGGCCTGGCAGGGCGCGGCGACGCTCAGCCGGGGTGAGCTGCTGCTCATCCTCCGGCCGGACTGGGTGGTGTCGGATTCGGAGAAGGTGACGGTGTCCGCGGTGAGCCGGCGGGCGCTGGTGGTGGATGACTCGCTCACCGCGCGCGCGCTGCACCGGGCGATGCTGGAGGCCGGCGGCTTCCAGGTGCACCTGGCGGCCAGCGGGGCGCGGGCGCTGGAGCGGCTGCAGGCGGACACCTACGACGTCGTCATCTGCGACCTGGACATGGAAGAGATGGACGGCATCGAGCTCATTGCCCGGCTTCGCGAGCGCAAGGACACGCGCACGCTGCCCGTCATCCTGGTCTCCGCGCACGACAGCGCCGTGGCGCGTGAGCGCGGCCTGTCGTCCGGCGCGGACGGCTTCCTCAGCAAACGCGAATGCGCCGCGGGTCGCCTGCTGGCGGAGGTGCTGGACGTGATGAGCCGCAGGGGGAGCCGCGAGTGA
- a CDS encoding chemotaxis protein CheW — protein MKATPLVVDETLESETRELLARRAARLREQGESTVEEAVHWIAEFPLGEERYALPLESLRAALPLRMVTPVPLSAPAVIGVLRFQGQVLSALSLASLLGGHGWRQDPAVLLVVDRGDGELCALDCEAIPRPTTLPLTSVEAARARAEGPVVEVFTQDRQLIHLIDPMRLFGRSDGGVRHAR, from the coding sequence ATGAAGGCGACGCCGCTGGTGGTGGACGAGACCCTGGAGTCGGAGACGCGGGAGCTGCTCGCGCGCCGGGCCGCGCGCCTGCGCGAGCAGGGCGAGTCGACGGTGGAGGAGGCGGTCCATTGGATCGCCGAGTTCCCGCTGGGCGAGGAGCGCTACGCGCTGCCGCTGGAGTCGCTGCGCGCCGCGCTGCCCCTGCGCATGGTGACGCCGGTGCCGCTGTCCGCGCCCGCCGTGATTGGCGTGCTGCGCTTCCAGGGCCAGGTGCTGTCCGCGCTGAGCCTGGCGTCGCTCCTGGGCGGCCATGGGTGGCGGCAGGATCCGGCCGTGCTGCTGGTGGTGGACCGGGGCGACGGCGAGCTGTGCGCGCTCGACTGCGAGGCGATTCCGCGTCCCACGACGTTGCCGCTCACGTCCGTGGAGGCCGCGCGCGCCCGTGCGGAGGGCCCGGTGGTGGAGGTCTTCACCCAGGACCGTCAGCTCATCCACCTCATCGACCCGATGCGCCTGTTCGGCCGGTCCGACGGGGGAGTACGCCATGCCCGTTGA
- a CDS encoding CheR family methyltransferase, which translates to MSAGLDPRLLARAREVVADTTGFRDDAIAQEAVERVLRAELARGRVPTEVLSELQQLGSPLAYTLVRAVLVGETYFFRQPEHFRYITQEGIPTALRHGAMHLRGWSAGCATGEEAYSLAACLLACAPPGMPVEVVGTDLHEASLEAARRGTYGAWSRRESAPALHPVYELFNGRQVSILPEVRKVTRFAPANLLAPLPERFGQFDFILCRNVLTYFSPSARDAAIVHLARALAPGGLMFLGTVEVDRVPPGLTREGPPELQAFRKPRPEERTFAQLPPAQPAPVLRMTPAPRRLSAPMPVSPTPPPSPPPSPARMHLQALERIEEGNVAGATAVLELLVKQAPDYLPGLLELALLRERAGARDAAFPLMRALRTRAGQLPPDTLVDGPEALPARFYLASADAYLNLGALE; encoded by the coding sequence ATGAGTGCGGGGCTCGACCCGAGGCTTCTGGCCCGTGCCCGGGAAGTGGTGGCGGACACCACCGGCTTCCGGGACGACGCCATCGCCCAGGAGGCGGTGGAGCGCGTGCTGCGGGCGGAGCTGGCCCGGGGGCGCGTGCCCACGGAGGTCCTGAGCGAACTGCAGCAGCTGGGCTCGCCCTTGGCCTACACGCTGGTGCGCGCGGTCCTGGTGGGGGAGACGTACTTCTTCCGCCAGCCGGAGCACTTCCGCTACATCACGCAGGAGGGCATCCCGACCGCGCTGCGCCACGGCGCCATGCACCTGCGCGGCTGGAGCGCCGGGTGCGCCACCGGCGAGGAGGCCTATTCACTGGCCGCGTGTCTGCTGGCGTGCGCGCCCCCGGGGATGCCGGTGGAGGTGGTGGGCACGGACCTGCACGAGGCCAGCCTGGAGGCCGCGCGGCGCGGCACCTACGGCGCGTGGTCCCGGCGCGAGTCCGCCCCCGCGCTGCACCCCGTCTACGAGCTCTTCAACGGGCGGCAGGTGTCCATCCTCCCGGAGGTGCGCAAGGTGACGCGCTTTGCTCCGGCGAACCTGCTGGCGCCGCTGCCGGAGCGCTTCGGGCAGTTCGACTTCATCCTCTGCCGCAACGTGCTCACGTACTTCTCTCCGTCCGCGCGCGACGCGGCCATCGTCCACCTGGCGCGGGCGCTGGCGCCGGGCGGCCTGATGTTCCTGGGCACGGTGGAGGTGGACCGCGTGCCGCCGGGGCTCACGCGCGAGGGGCCTCCGGAGCTGCAGGCCTTCCGCAAGCCCCGCCCGGAGGAGCGCACCTTCGCGCAGTTGCCCCCGGCCCAGCCCGCGCCCGTATTACGCATGACGCCCGCGCCCCGGCGGCTGTCCGCGCCCATGCCGGTCTCGCCCACGCCGCCGCCGTCTCCGCCGCCTTCGCCCGCGCGGATGCACCTGCAGGCGCTGGAGCGGATTGAAGAGGGCAACGTGGCCGGAGCGACGGCGGTGCTGGAGCTGCTCGTGAAGCAGGCGCCGGACTACCTGCCGGGCCTCCTGGAATTGGCGCTCCTGCGCGAGCGCGCGGGAGCCCGGGACGCGGCCTTCCCGCTGATGCGCGCGCTGCGCACGCGGGCGGGGCAGTTGCCACCGGACACGCTGGTGGATGGACCGGAGGCGCTGCCCGCGCGCTTCTATCTGGCGTCCGCTGACGCCTACCTGAATCTGGGGGCGCTGGAATGA
- a CDS encoding response regulator: MSLPTLLLVDDSDAILALERAILSGHYTIHTASNGREALDKVGRLHPAAVLLDLSMPEMDGDEVLQRMKADAGTADIPVIIISSEKQRAEACLGFGAEAFLAKPFRADELLLRVGEALENARRRSRSGAMLVLRLNVGEREFAVPLDSVKEVLLQPLTRPLPAGPSYLREYVELRGKAVCVLDVALRLGVQHKVPIAERMLVVIETEGVSLALTVDTVKDPEEFQASDIDRRDKVGGAEHGLLQEGLVGMLRTGGRALPILDPKVFIARGLLRDLPALLAPVEEERSA, translated from the coding sequence GTGAGCCTGCCGACGCTGCTGCTGGTGGATGACAGCGACGCCATCCTGGCGCTGGAGCGGGCCATCCTCTCCGGGCACTACACCATCCACACGGCCAGCAACGGTCGTGAGGCGCTGGACAAGGTGGGGCGGCTGCACCCGGCGGCGGTGCTGCTGGACCTGTCCATGCCGGAGATGGACGGCGACGAAGTGCTCCAGCGGATGAAGGCGGACGCGGGCACGGCGGACATCCCGGTCATCATCATCTCTTCGGAGAAGCAGCGCGCGGAGGCGTGCCTGGGCTTTGGCGCGGAAGCGTTCCTGGCCAAGCCCTTCCGCGCGGACGAGCTGCTGCTGCGCGTGGGCGAGGCGCTGGAGAACGCGCGCCGGCGCTCGCGCTCCGGGGCCATGCTGGTGCTGCGGCTCAACGTGGGCGAGCGCGAGTTCGCCGTGCCGCTGGACTCCGTGAAGGAGGTCCTGCTGCAGCCGCTGACGCGGCCGTTGCCCGCGGGGCCGTCCTACCTGCGCGAGTACGTGGAGCTGCGCGGCAAGGCGGTGTGCGTGCTGGACGTGGCACTGCGGCTGGGCGTGCAGCACAAGGTGCCCATCGCGGAGCGGATGCTGGTGGTCATCGAAACGGAAGGCGTTTCGCTGGCGCTCACCGTGGACACGGTGAAGGACCCGGAGGAGTTCCAGGCGAGCGACATCGACCGGCGCGACAAGGTGGGCGGCGCCGAGCACGGGCTGTTGCAGGAAGGGCTCGTGGGCATGCTGCGCACGGGCGGCCGCGCGCTGCCCATCCTGGATCCGAAGGTGTTCATCGCGCGGGGACTCTTGCGTGACCTGCCCGCGCTGCTCGCGCCGGTGGAGGAAGAGCGGAGCGCATGA
- a CDS encoding response regulator produces the protein MSTNVLLVDDSPTVRNILKIYLMNLKVSIVEAEDAQRALQLLRLVPVSVVIADINMPNMDGITFVKEVRASAQAQVQKVPVILLTAEKGEDLRQRGSAAGANAFIQKPVSHDELTKTVRQFLGGG, from the coding sequence GTGAGCACCAACGTCTTGCTGGTGGACGACAGCCCGACCGTCCGCAACATCCTCAAGATCTACCTGATGAACCTCAAGGTCAGCATCGTGGAGGCGGAGGACGCGCAGCGCGCGCTACAGCTCTTGCGGTTGGTTCCGGTGAGCGTGGTGATCGCCGATATCAACATGCCGAACATGGATGGCATCACCTTCGTGAAGGAGGTTCGCGCCAGCGCGCAAGCGCAGGTGCAGAAGGTGCCGGTCATCCTGTTGACGGCGGAGAAGGGAGAGGACCTGCGCCAGCGCGGTTCGGCGGCGGGGGCCAACGCCTTCATCCAGAAACCCGTGTCGCACGACGAGCTGACCAAGACAGTGCGTCAGTTCCTGGGCGGGGGCTGA
- the fabI gene encoding enoyl-ACP reductase FabI, which translates to MLLQGKKLLITGVLTPQSLAFGVAEHAIAQGAEVILTGFGRAKSLTERSAKRLKPGTEVLELDVTNPAHFPALTEALRQKWGRVDGVLHAIAFAPEDALGGNFLNTPWESAQTAFRISTFSVKELAVACAPLMTEGGSIVALDFDNRQAWPIYDWMGVCKAAMEATVRYLARDLGPKGIRVNALAAGPLATVAAKGIPGFKALAQYWGKQAPLGWSDKDSHDHVAKTACALLSDWLSSTTGEMIHVDGGYHAVGAPPVETVEAPPEGVSTNPTPQEG; encoded by the coding sequence ATGCTCCTTCAGGGTAAGAAGCTGCTCATCACCGGCGTGCTCACCCCGCAGTCGTTGGCCTTTGGCGTCGCGGAGCACGCGATCGCGCAGGGTGCGGAGGTCATCCTCACCGGCTTTGGCCGGGCCAAGTCCCTCACCGAGCGCAGCGCGAAGCGGCTCAAGCCCGGCACGGAGGTGCTGGAGCTGGACGTGACGAACCCGGCGCACTTTCCGGCGCTGACGGAGGCGCTGCGGCAGAAGTGGGGCCGCGTGGACGGCGTGCTGCACGCCATCGCGTTCGCGCCCGAGGACGCGCTGGGCGGCAACTTCCTCAACACGCCGTGGGAGAGCGCGCAGACCGCGTTCCGCATCTCCACCTTCTCCGTGAAGGAGCTGGCGGTGGCGTGCGCGCCGCTGATGACCGAGGGCGGCTCCATCGTGGCGCTGGACTTCGACAACCGGCAGGCGTGGCCCATCTATGACTGGATGGGCGTGTGCAAGGCGGCCATGGAGGCCACGGTGCGCTACCTGGCGCGCGACCTGGGGCCCAAGGGCATCCGCGTCAACGCGCTCGCCGCCGGGCCGCTCGCCACCGTGGCGGCCAAGGGCATCCCGGGCTTCAAGGCGCTGGCACAGTACTGGGGCAAGCAGGCGCCGCTGGGCTGGAGCGACAAGGACAGCCACGACCACGTGGCGAAGACGGCCTGTGCACTTCTGTCCGATTGGCTGTCCTCCACCACCGGAGAGATGATTCACGTCGACGGCGGTTATCACGCCGTAGGCGCACCGCCGGTGGAGACGGTGGAAGCACCGCCAGAAGGGGTCTCCACGAACCCCACGCCCCAGGAAGGCTGA